Proteins co-encoded in one Sandaracinaceae bacterium genomic window:
- a CDS encoding enoyl-CoA hydratase/isomerase family protein: protein MIDYKVEDGCAILTWDEQGQPMNVLNGQSLAELDAGVKRALADDAVKGIVLTSGKTGIFVAGGDLKQIEALGSGPIDAADLLAKTSLVLDQLRRMETCGKPVVAAINGVCLGGGLEVALACHRRIAVDSPHAKIGLPEAGMGLMPGAGGTQRLPRLIGVQGALGLIMTGKQLSPEEALKQGVIHEVVAVDQLLAKAKQYVQDGGSAIQPWDDKRYQVPGGGAESPKFMQTMMGTIAMTHMNTFGNMPSQQAILSSVYEGLGLPMDRAGKVETRYFITLLQDPTARSMLRTLFFSLQECQKGARRPKDVPRSTIKKLGILGAGLMGQGVAQVSAKVGIDVVLLDRDLAAAERGKERVAASLQRDLDKGRTTQAKKDALLARIHATASYEDLAGCDLVVEAVFEDRGIKAAVTKAAEAVLGPDAVFATNTSGLPITGLAEASVRPENFIGMHFFSPVERMQMVEVIMGAKTSQATLAKAWDFILAIKKAAIVVNDSPGFYTSRVFGTFITEGNQLLLEGVAPALIENAAKLAGMPMPPLSISDQVGLGTMHKVAQQAKKDHAAAGKEWNPSPAQGVIAKLIEIYDRWGAYPPPKEDGTARTPGGFYEYEGKTKRIWPELQSALSEFIAQGAAQPSGEEVRTRYLFTQCLEAARCLEQGVITDVRDGDVGVILAVGFPAFTGGPFTFIDNYGVSEFVADADALAAQHGERFSPPALLREMAAAGKTFY from the coding sequence ATCATCGACTACAAAGTAGAAGACGGCTGCGCGATCCTGACGTGGGACGAGCAGGGCCAGCCCATGAACGTGCTCAACGGGCAGTCGCTCGCGGAGCTGGACGCCGGCGTGAAGCGCGCGCTGGCCGACGACGCCGTGAAGGGCATCGTCCTGACCAGCGGCAAGACCGGCATCTTCGTGGCGGGCGGCGACCTCAAGCAGATTGAAGCGCTGGGCAGCGGGCCCATCGACGCCGCGGATCTCTTGGCCAAGACCAGCCTGGTGCTGGACCAGCTGCGCCGCATGGAGACGTGCGGCAAGCCCGTGGTGGCCGCCATCAACGGCGTCTGCCTGGGCGGCGGGCTCGAGGTGGCGCTGGCCTGTCATCGCCGCATCGCGGTGGACTCGCCGCACGCGAAGATCGGCCTCCCCGAGGCGGGCATGGGCCTCATGCCGGGGGCCGGCGGCACGCAGCGTTTGCCGCGCTTGATTGGTGTCCAGGGGGCGCTCGGGCTGATCATGACCGGCAAGCAGTTGTCCCCCGAGGAGGCGCTCAAGCAGGGCGTCATCCACGAGGTGGTCGCGGTGGACCAGCTGCTCGCGAAGGCGAAGCAGTACGTGCAAGACGGCGGCAGCGCCATCCAGCCGTGGGACGACAAGCGCTACCAGGTGCCCGGCGGCGGCGCCGAGTCGCCCAAGTTCATGCAGACCATGATGGGCACCATCGCGATGACCCACATGAACACCTTCGGGAACATGCCCTCCCAGCAGGCCATCCTGTCGAGCGTGTACGAGGGCCTCGGCCTGCCCATGGACCGCGCCGGCAAGGTGGAGACGCGCTACTTCATCACGCTGCTGCAGGACCCCACGGCGCGCAGCATGCTGCGCACGCTGTTCTTCAGCCTGCAGGAGTGCCAGAAGGGCGCGCGCCGTCCGAAGGACGTGCCACGCAGCACCATCAAGAAGCTGGGCATCCTGGGCGCCGGGCTGATGGGACAGGGCGTGGCGCAGGTCTCGGCCAAGGTGGGCATCGACGTGGTGCTCCTGGACCGCGACCTGGCCGCCGCCGAGCGTGGCAAGGAGCGCGTGGCGGCTTCGCTGCAGCGTGACCTCGACAAGGGGCGCACCACGCAGGCCAAGAAGGACGCGCTGCTGGCGCGCATCCACGCCACCGCGTCGTACGAAGACCTCGCAGGCTGCGACCTGGTGGTGGAAGCGGTGTTCGAGGACCGTGGCATCAAGGCGGCGGTCACCAAGGCGGCCGAGGCTGTGCTCGGGCCTGACGCGGTGTTCGCGACCAACACCTCGGGTTTGCCCATCACGGGCCTGGCCGAGGCCTCGGTGCGCCCCGAGAACTTCATCGGCATGCACTTCTTCTCGCCCGTCGAGCGCATGCAGATGGTCGAAGTGATCATGGGCGCGAAGACCTCGCAGGCCACCCTCGCCAAGGCCTGGGACTTCATCCTGGCGATCAAGAAGGCCGCCATCGTGGTGAACGACAGCCCGGGCTTCTACACCAGCCGCGTGTTCGGGACGTTCATCACCGAGGGCAACCAGCTGCTGCTGGAGGGCGTTGCCCCCGCGCTCATCGAGAACGCGGCCAAGCTGGCGGGCATGCCCATGCCGCCGCTCAGCATCAGCGACCAGGTGGGCCTCGGCACGATGCACAAGGTGGCGCAGCAGGCCAAGAAGGACCACGCCGCCGCGGGCAAGGAGTGGAACCCGTCTCCCGCGCAGGGCGTCATCGCCAAGCTCATCGAGATCTACGACCGCTGGGGCGCGTACCCGCCGCCCAAGGAAGACGGCACGGCGCGCACGCCCGGTGGCTTCTACGAGTACGAGGGCAAGACCAAGCGCATCTGGCCAGAGCTACAGAGCGCGCTCAGCGAGTTCATCGCGCAGGGAGCTGCCCAGCCCAGCGGCGAGGAGGTGCGCACGCGCTATCTCTTCACCCAGTGCCTCGAAGCCGCCCGCTGCCTGGAGCAGGGGGTCATCACCGACGTCCGCGACGGCGATGTGGGGGTGATCCTGGCGGTCGGCTTCCCGGCGTTCACGGGCGGGCCGTTCACCTTCATCGACAACTACGGGGTATCCGAGTTCGTGGCTGACGCCGATGCCCTCGCGGCTCAGCATGGGGAGCGCTTCTCGCCACCGGCGCTGCTGCGTGAGATGGCCGCGGCGGGCAAGACGTTCTACTAG
- a CDS encoding phenylalanine--tRNA ligase subunit beta has product MLASHEWLKALSGVQISAQEMAEKLTSAGLEVESLTRKGEGLEHVVVAEVRAMRPHPAREKLRLVTVFDGEREQEVVCGAPNVPAPGGRVILAKLGAVLPGNFVIAERELGGVISCGMLCSEGELQIGPGGEGIFVFGEGDPAAPGTPVADALCLHDVIFEIGLTPNRPDCLGHIGLAREVALLAGVPFSAPLAPAPQRLATGGEAGWQASATRFELAFAGEAASRVPAPSSGAPVRVTIEDAVRCPRYGAALVHGVTVAPSPFWLRYRLQNLGVRAISNLVDATNLVMLEHGHPIHGFDLARVKGSAIIVRGATPGESMQTLDGTTRQLEAGDLLICDGERPVALAGVMGGLDSEIRTDTRDVLIECAFFQPQAVRRTSRRVGLHTDASHRFERGVDPRGVQRVLARAAQLIADLGGGVPWGRLSR; this is encoded by the coding sequence ATGCTGGCTTCCCATGAATGGCTGAAGGCGCTGAGCGGTGTGCAGATCTCCGCTCAGGAGATGGCAGAGAAGCTCACGTCGGCTGGGCTCGAGGTGGAGTCGCTCACCCGCAAGGGCGAGGGGCTCGAGCACGTGGTGGTGGCCGAGGTGCGCGCCATGCGGCCGCACCCCGCGCGCGAGAAGCTGCGCTTGGTCACCGTGTTCGACGGCGAGCGCGAGCAGGAGGTGGTGTGCGGCGCGCCCAACGTCCCGGCTCCCGGGGGCAGGGTGATCCTCGCCAAGCTGGGCGCCGTGCTGCCGGGCAACTTCGTCATCGCCGAGCGTGAGCTGGGCGGGGTCATCTCGTGCGGCATGCTGTGCAGCGAGGGCGAGCTGCAGATTGGCCCCGGCGGTGAGGGCATCTTCGTGTTCGGCGAGGGCGACCCCGCGGCGCCCGGCACGCCTGTGGCGGACGCGCTCTGCCTGCACGACGTCATCTTCGAGATTGGGCTGACCCCCAACCGCCCCGACTGCCTGGGCCACATCGGCCTCGCGCGCGAAGTGGCGCTGTTGGCGGGGGTTCCGTTCAGTGCGCCGCTCGCGCCTGCACCCCAGCGCCTGGCCACGGGCGGTGAGGCAGGCTGGCAGGCTTCCGCCACGCGCTTCGAGCTGGCCTTCGCGGGCGAAGCGGCGTCGCGCGTGCCGGCGCCCAGCAGCGGCGCCCCGGTGCGAGTCACCATCGAAGACGCGGTGCGCTGCCCGCGCTACGGCGCGGCGCTGGTGCACGGGGTGACCGTGGCGCCCAGCCCCTTCTGGCTGCGCTATCGCCTTCAGAACCTGGGGGTGCGCGCCATCTCCAACCTGGTGGACGCCACCAACCTGGTCATGCTCGAGCACGGCCACCCCATCCACGGGTTCGACCTGGCTCGCGTGAAGGGGAGCGCCATCATCGTGCGCGGCGCGACCCCGGGCGAGAGCATGCAGACGCTGGACGGCACCACGCGCCAGCTCGAGGCAGGCGACCTGCTCATTTGCGATGGCGAGCGGCCGGTGGCGCTGGCCGGTGTGATGGGCGGCCTCGACAGCGAGATCCGCACCGACACGCGCGACGTGCTCATCGAGTGCGCGTTCTTCCAGCCCCAGGCCGTGCGGCGTACGTCGCGACGCGTGGGTCTGCACACGGACGCCAGCCACCGCTTCGAGCGCGGCGTGGACCCGCGCGGTGTACAGCGTGTGCTGGCCCGCGCGGCGCAGCTCATCGCCGACCTGGGCGGCGGCGTGCCGTGGGGACGGCTGTCGAGGTGA
- the rpmI gene encoding 50S ribosomal protein L35 — MPKMKTKRAAAKRFKLTGTGRIRRSKAGKQHLMRGKSANRLRNLKKNDMVSSADAPRIIRLLQG; from the coding sequence ATGCCCAAGATGAAGACGAAGCGGGCTGCGGCCAAGCGCTTCAAGCTCACCGGTACCGGCCGGATTCGCCGCAGCAAGGCTGGCAAGCAGCACCTGATGCGCGGTAAGTCCGCCAACCGCCTCCGCAACCTCAAGAAGAACGACATGGTGAGTTCGGCCGACGCGCCGCGCATCATTCGTTTGCTGCAAGGCTGA
- the thrS gene encoding threonine--tRNA ligase, whose translation MSGTAREVLAASEQLTKQTVAAMVDGKVFDLHTALPTAYTKLTPIESHQDTALSIIRHSSAHVMADAVQRLFPGTKVAFGPAIENGFYYDYSRPNGSFSEEDLRAIEAKMQEIIDGDTPFRRENVTKDEARAILQALEEPFKLEHLERLEGQISVYRHGDWVDLCEGPHVPSTGFLKAFKLTTVAGAYWRGDERNPMLQRIYGTAFASPKALKAHLKQIEEAKARDHRKLGKELDLIAFHPWAPASPFFLPRGAQVYNRLVEYVRHLYEGTGYEEVITPQIFDKELFVTSGHLPAYEENMFMAATIENLEKASAALIENPPKDAHECGHTLGDAIRFGIKPMNCPSHCLMFGMRHHSYRDLPWRVADFGRLHRFERSGVVQGLTRVRTFAQDDAHIFCTLDQVQSEIQAFLDLVYRVYEDFGFDEVRIVIATRPDQRLGSDEVWDKSEAALEDAVKAKGLPYTIAEGEGAFYGPKIEFHLKDALGRPWQLGTIQADFNLPERFDLTYIGEDNTTHRPVMLHRAVLGSVERFLGVLIEHVGGSFPTWLAPEQIHLVTVASDFDPYAHEAAKVLRESGFRVTVDTTNDRLGAKIRNGRLKRIPFIGVIGQAEVEGRGLAIRSRDEDKDLGFIALDDVIARLRVESLPPSRRH comes from the coding sequence ATGTCGGGAACAGCACGCGAAGTGCTCGCAGCCAGCGAGCAGCTCACCAAGCAAACCGTGGCGGCCATGGTCGATGGCAAGGTCTTCGACCTGCACACTGCGCTCCCGACTGCGTACACCAAGCTGACCCCCATCGAGTCCCATCAGGACACGGCGCTCAGCATCATTCGGCACAGCAGCGCCCACGTCATGGCCGACGCGGTGCAGCGCTTGTTTCCTGGCACCAAGGTGGCCTTCGGCCCCGCCATCGAGAACGGCTTCTACTACGACTACAGCCGCCCGAACGGCTCGTTCTCGGAGGAAGACCTGCGCGCCATCGAAGCGAAGATGCAGGAGATCATCGATGGCGACACGCCCTTCCGCCGCGAGAACGTGACCAAGGACGAGGCCCGCGCCATCCTGCAGGCGCTGGAAGAGCCGTTCAAGCTCGAGCATCTGGAGCGCCTCGAGGGGCAGATCTCGGTCTACCGCCACGGCGACTGGGTGGACCTCTGCGAGGGGCCGCACGTGCCCAGCACGGGCTTCCTGAAGGCCTTCAAGCTCACCACGGTGGCGGGGGCCTACTGGCGCGGCGACGAGCGCAACCCGATGCTGCAGCGCATCTACGGGACCGCGTTCGCGTCGCCCAAGGCGCTCAAGGCGCACCTCAAGCAGATTGAAGAGGCCAAGGCGCGCGACCACCGCAAGCTCGGCAAGGAGCTGGACCTCATCGCGTTCCACCCGTGGGCGCCGGCGTCGCCGTTCTTCCTCCCGCGGGGCGCGCAGGTCTACAACCGCCTCGTCGAGTACGTGCGGCACCTCTACGAGGGCACGGGCTACGAAGAGGTCATCACGCCGCAGATCTTCGACAAGGAGCTGTTCGTCACCTCGGGGCACTTGCCCGCGTATGAGGAGAACATGTTCATGGCGGCCACCATCGAGAACCTCGAGAAGGCGAGCGCCGCGCTCATCGAGAACCCGCCAAAGGACGCGCACGAGTGCGGCCACACGCTGGGCGACGCCATCCGCTTCGGCATCAAGCCCATGAACTGCCCCAGCCACTGCCTCATGTTCGGCATGCGGCACCACAGCTACCGCGACCTGCCATGGCGCGTGGCCGACTTCGGCCGCCTGCATCGCTTCGAGCGCAGCGGCGTGGTGCAGGGGCTCACGCGCGTGCGCACCTTCGCGCAGGACGACGCCCACATCTTCTGCACGCTCGACCAGGTGCAGAGCGAGATCCAGGCCTTCTTGGACTTGGTCTATCGCGTCTATGAAGACTTCGGCTTCGACGAGGTGCGCATCGTGATCGCCACGCGCCCCGACCAGCGCTTGGGCAGTGACGAGGTCTGGGACAAGTCCGAGGCCGCGCTCGAGGATGCCGTGAAGGCCAAGGGCCTCCCGTACACCATCGCCGAGGGCGAGGGCGCGTTCTACGGCCCCAAGATCGAGTTCCACCTGAAGGACGCGCTGGGCCGTCCGTGGCAGCTGGGCACCATCCAGGCGGACTTCAACCTGCCCGAGCGCTTCGACCTGACCTACATCGGGGAGGACAACACCACGCACCGCCCCGTCATGCTGCACCGTGCCGTGCTGGGCTCGGTGGAGCGCTTCCTCGGCGTGCTCATCGAGCACGTGGGTGGGTCGTTCCCCACCTGGCTTGCGCCCGAGCAGATCCACCTGGTCACGGTCGCTTCGGACTTCGATCCGTACGCCCACGAGGCTGCCAAGGTGCTACGTGAGAGCGGCTTCCGCGTGACCGTGGACACCACCAACGACCGCCTGGGCGCGAAGATCCGCAACGGCCGCCTGAAGCGCATCCCGTTCATCGGGGTCATCGGGCAGGCCGAGGTGGAAGGCCGTGGCCTCGCCATTCGCTCGCGCGACGAAGACAAGGATCTCGGTTTCATCGCTTTGGATGACGTCATCGCACGCCTGCGTGTAGAGTCGCTTCCCCCGAGCCGGCGCCACTAG
- a CDS encoding translation initiation factor IF-3, translating into MASRRFDPRDRQSPFGPRVNERIRVPEVRVIGPDGAMLGVLETHEARRIAREADLDLVEVNPKAVPPVCKIMDHGRFKYEEKKKQNEAKKKQAQVELKEIKLRPKTDEHDIAFKVKHARRFLEEGNKVKITVRFRGREITHPETAQRQIDAMVEAVGDVAIVELYPRMEARTMTAMLAPRVKPKPRAVREGGGGREAAVERTDSSSTDDEYVDDENYDDDDEDDDDDMDDADRAAAAEKLADKT; encoded by the coding sequence ATCGCTAGCCGTCGATTTGATCCCCGTGACCGCCAGAGTCCCTTTGGTCCCCGAGTCAACGAACGCATCCGCGTTCCAGAGGTCCGTGTCATCGGGCCGGATGGGGCCATGCTCGGAGTGCTCGAGACCCACGAGGCTCGCCGCATCGCGAGGGAAGCCGATCTCGACCTCGTCGAGGTGAACCCCAAGGCTGTCCCGCCGGTCTGCAAGATCATGGACCACGGTCGCTTCAAGTACGAAGAGAAGAAGAAGCAGAACGAGGCCAAGAAGAAGCAGGCGCAGGTGGAGCTGAAGGAGATCAAGCTCCGCCCCAAGACCGACGAGCACGACATCGCGTTCAAGGTGAAGCACGCGCGCCGCTTCCTGGAAGAGGGCAACAAGGTCAAGATCACGGTGCGCTTCCGCGGCCGTGAGATCACGCACCCCGAGACCGCCCAGCGCCAGATCGACGCCATGGTCGAGGCCGTGGGTGACGTGGCCATCGTGGAGCTCTACCCACGCATGGAGGCCCGCACCATGACCGCCATGCTCGCGCCGCGCGTGAAGCCGAAGCCGCGCGCCGTGCGCGAGGGTGGTGGTGGCCGAGAGGCTGCCGTCGAGCGCACCGACAGCTCGTCCACGGACGACGAGTACGTCGACGACGAAAACTACGATGACGACGATGAGGACGACGACGACGACATGGACGACGCCGACCGCGCCGCCGCCGCCGAGAAGTTGGCCGACAAGACCTGA
- the pheS gene encoding phenylalanine--tRNA ligase subunit alpha has product MVELAAGLTAIAAEYEAALEGAVDEHALRTANGRFLGPQGSLTLLMKRMPELPGDRRKEFGQQGNALKQAITTAFDGHLLRIARALREAELTGPALDVSLPARPRPVGRLHPITRIQDELLDIFASLGFEVADGPDIDFHENCFDKLGFPPDHPATDMQDTFFVTQRDRGDAATTLLRTHTSTIQVREMSRRKPPLAIVAPGTVYRRDDDATHSPMFHQIEAFVVDTDVTFADLKGVLQLFAQRLFHKDITVRVRPSYFPFVEPGGEVDFGCVFCRAWEGDAARTAACRVCKGSGWVEVLGCGMIHPVVFENVGYDPNEVSGFALGMGMDRLAMLKYGIPNIKLLYENDVRFLSAF; this is encoded by the coding sequence ATGGTTGAGTTGGCGGCGGGCCTCACGGCGATCGCAGCGGAGTACGAGGCGGCGCTCGAGGGCGCGGTCGACGAGCACGCGCTGCGCACGGCCAACGGTCGCTTCCTGGGCCCGCAGGGCTCCCTGACGCTGCTGATGAAGCGCATGCCGGAGCTGCCGGGCGACCGCCGCAAGGAGTTCGGCCAGCAGGGCAACGCGCTCAAGCAGGCCATCACCACGGCCTTCGACGGTCATCTGCTGCGCATCGCCCGAGCGCTGCGCGAGGCCGAGCTGACCGGCCCCGCGCTGGACGTCAGCCTGCCGGCGCGCCCCCGCCCGGTGGGGCGCCTGCACCCCATCACGCGCATCCAGGACGAGCTGCTGGACATCTTCGCGTCGCTGGGCTTCGAGGTGGCCGACGGGCCCGACATCGACTTCCACGAGAACTGCTTCGACAAGCTGGGCTTCCCGCCGGACCACCCCGCCACGGACATGCAGGACACGTTCTTCGTGACCCAGCGCGACCGCGGGGACGCCGCCACCACGCTGCTCCGCACGCACACGTCCACCATCCAGGTGCGCGAGATGTCGCGTCGCAAGCCGCCGCTCGCCATCGTGGCCCCGGGCACGGTCTACCGCCGCGACGACGACGCCACGCACTCGCCCATGTTCCACCAGATCGAAGCGTTCGTGGTGGACACCGACGTGACCTTCGCGGACTTGAAGGGCGTGCTGCAGCTGTTCGCGCAGCGCCTGTTCCACAAGGACATCACGGTGCGCGTGCGCCCCAGCTACTTCCCCTTCGTGGAGCCCGGCGGCGAGGTGGACTTCGGCTGCGTGTTCTGCCGCGCGTGGGAAGGCGACGCCGCGCGCACGGCCGCCTGCCGCGTGTGCAAGGGCTCGGGCTGGGTGGAGGTCCTGGGCTGCGGGATGATCCACCCCGTGGTCTTCGAGAACGTGGGCTACGACCCGAACGAGGTCAGCGGCTTCGCCCTGGGAATGGGCATGGATCGCCTGGCGATGCTCAAGTACGGCATCCCCAACATCAAGCTGCTGTACGAGAACGACGTGCGCTTTCTCTCCGCTTTCTGA
- the rplT gene encoding 50S ribosomal protein L20 codes for MPRAKRGFKARRRRNRVLKLASGYYGARSRQFRSAVSQVRHAWKDAFAARRVKKRNFRKLWITRINAGARQHGVTYSKLINALKNKDIQIDRKVLADLAMNEPAGFKAVIDATR; via the coding sequence ATGCCACGCGCCAAACGAGGGTTCAAAGCCCGCCGCCGTCGTAACCGTGTCTTGAAGCTCGCCAGTGGCTACTACGGCGCTCGCAGCCGTCAGTTCCGCAGCGCCGTGTCGCAGGTGCGCCACGCCTGGAAGGACGCCTTCGCGGCGCGCCGCGTCAAGAAGCGCAACTTCCGCAAGCTGTGGATCACGCGCATCAACGCGGGTGCCCGTCAGCACGGGGTCACGTACTCCAAGCTGATCAACGCGCTCAAGAACAAGGACATCCAGATCGACCGCAAGGTCCTCGCGGATCTCGCCATGAACGAGCCGGCCGGCTTCAAGGCCGTCATCGACGCGACCCGCTAG
- a CDS encoding serine/threonine protein kinase → MKSRYRLLEVVGSGGQGAVYRAVDERDGDHVAVKILHTEVAEDPNARERLVREARALMVLAGTAALEVLDQGFTEDGNLALVTELLSGEELDDFLVRHEQGGGRLNVPEALSLFQPIADTLSKAHALGIVHRDLKPANVFLTQDAARRVRLMDFGFAKFGHLRSLTADGFVAGSPSYLSPEAWRNQPVTPSMDVYGFGAMIFRVLAGAPPFVGAHPIETFRLCTGAPRPSLHALRPELPPDVDRWVQMALAVDPSERFQNAGASLAALKGLLA, encoded by the coding sequence GTGAAGAGCCGGTATCGCCTCTTGGAGGTGGTGGGCTCGGGCGGGCAGGGGGCTGTCTACCGGGCCGTGGACGAGCGCGACGGCGACCATGTGGCCGTGAAGATCCTCCACACCGAGGTGGCCGAAGACCCGAACGCGCGCGAGCGCCTGGTGCGCGAAGCCCGCGCGCTCATGGTGCTGGCGGGCACGGCGGCGCTCGAGGTGCTGGACCAGGGCTTCACGGAGGACGGCAACCTGGCGCTGGTCACCGAGCTGCTGAGCGGCGAAGAGCTGGACGACTTCTTGGTGCGCCACGAGCAGGGGGGTGGCCGCCTCAACGTGCCCGAAGCCCTGTCCCTCTTCCAGCCCATCGCCGACACGCTGAGCAAGGCGCACGCGCTCGGCATCGTGCACCGCGACCTCAAGCCGGCGAACGTGTTCCTGACCCAGGACGCCGCGCGTCGCGTGCGCCTGATGGACTTCGGCTTCGCGAAGTTCGGCCACCTGCGCAGCCTCACCGCCGATGGCTTCGTGGCGGGCAGTCCGAGCTACCTCTCGCCCGAGGCCTGGCGCAACCAGCCCGTCACGCCCAGCATGGACGTCTACGGCTTCGGAGCCATGATCTTCCGTGTGCTGGCTGGGGCGCCGCCCTTCGTGGGCGCCCACCCCATCGAGACCTTCCGCCTCTGCACCGGCGCGCCGCGGCCAAGCCTCCACGCCTTACGCCCGGAGCTCCCACCGGACGTGGACCGCTGGGTGCAAATGGCCCTCGCCGTGGACCCTTCGGAGCGGTTCCAGAACGCGGGCGCCTCGCTCGCGGCGCTCAAAGGCCTGCTCGCGTAG